In Syntrophales bacterium, a single window of DNA contains:
- a CDS encoding FprA family A-type flavoprotein: MSVPRQLKQNIYSVGAIDWDRRLFDELIPLPDGTSYNAYLIKGGEKTVLIDTVNPTMAGVLSKNLSQLGIEHIDYIVANHAEQDHSGSLPQVLDLYPDAQVVCTPKCKDLLMALLLIPENKFLTVEDGETLSLGEKTLEFIHSPWVHWPETMVTYLREENILFSCDFFGSHLATSNLFVTDEGRVYEAAKRYYAEIMMPFRTIIRKNLEKIKSLEIEIIAPSHGPVYDKPAFIVEAYRDWTSDDVKNEVVIPYISMHGSTRKMVGYFVEALIERGITVKQFNLAQTDIGQLAMSLVDAATVVIGSPTVLVGPHPNVVYAVYLANALRPKVKFASIIGSYGWGGKMVEQIAGMIPNLKVEILDPVVVKGFPKEEDFKALDGLADKILNKHKELNIV, encoded by the coding sequence ATGAGTGTTCCACGACAATTAAAACAGAACATTTACTCTGTCGGGGCAATTGATTGGGATAGAAGGTTATTTGATGAACTCATCCCGCTTCCCGACGGCACAAGCTATAACGCCTATTTAATAAAAGGCGGAGAAAAAACGGTGCTGATAGATACGGTGAATCCGACTATGGCGGGCGTGCTGTCAAAAAATCTCAGCCAGCTCGGGATTGAACATATAGACTACATCGTTGCCAATCACGCCGAGCAGGACCACTCCGGATCATTACCGCAGGTGCTCGATTTGTATCCCGATGCTCAAGTTGTCTGCACACCAAAATGTAAAGACTTGCTCATGGCACTCCTCCTGATCCCTGAGAATAAGTTCTTAACGGTTGAGGATGGGGAGACGTTATCATTAGGAGAAAAGACGCTGGAGTTCATTCATTCGCCATGGGTGCACTGGCCGGAGACGATGGTAACGTATTTAAGGGAAGAAAATATCCTCTTTTCCTGCGATTTCTTCGGTTCCCATCTGGCAACAAGTAATCTGTTTGTCACTGATGAAGGAAGGGTCTATGAAGCGGCCAAGAGATACTATGCCGAGATAATGATGCCATTCAGGACAATTATCAGGAAAAACCTGGAAAAGATAAAAAGTCTCGAGATAGAGATCATCGCGCCAAGTCACGGCCCGGTATATGACAAGCCGGCCTTTATTGTCGAAGCCTATCGTGACTGGACTTCCGACGATGTCAAGAATGAAGTGGTTATCCCCTATATTTCGATGCATGGCAGCACACGAAAGATGGTCGGCTATTTTGTGGAGGCCCTGATTGAAAGGGGCATCACGGTAAAGCAGTTCAATTTAGCTCAAACCGACATTGGTCAGCTGGCGATGTCCTTAGTAGATGCCGCTACAGTTGTAATCGGCTCGCCTACAGTTCTGGTCGGTCCGCATCCGAATGTTGTTTATGCGGTTTATCTTGCCAATGCCCTGAGGCCAAAAGTGAAATTCGCATCAATTATCGGCTCCTACGGGTGGGGCGGCAAAATGGTGGAACAAATTGCGGGAATGATCCCGAATTTAAAGGTAGAAATACTTGACCCAGTTGTTGTGAAAGGATTTCCAAAAGAAGAGGATTTCAAGGCATTGGACGGATTGGCAGATAAAATATTAAACAAACACAAGGAACTCAATATCGTTTGA
- a CDS encoding multiheme c-type cytochrome, with translation MKRFSVFFFASLMTLLFMAGIASAEDGKVCINCHRIVTPLLVKDWQASEHSNNDVACPVCHGSEHKGKKTVHLAVMPTEVTCSECHPEQFGQFSKGKHNFGWTSLNAIPVTHMEPDELMEGGKGCGGCHNMGIKSDAQKKELREKGYSYRTNSCDECHTRHTFSKKEAQDPKACQTCHMGFDHPQWEMYESSKHGVRYAMKEIGRLPKDAAAPTCQFCHLPNGTHTNKVAWGFLAVRLPLPKDKQWAEDQTTILKALGVLDPEGKPTARLDAVKAVDMVRLTEEDWKAEREKMIKTCKKCHSEKYARGELEKGDQMIRKADRLMAEGIKIVADLYKDGILKKPAHYSYAYPDFLHFYKTGGYIDQVLFDMYMKHRMRTYQGVFHANPDYAYWYGWAAMTKDLDKIKKLAGDLRFKAK, from the coding sequence ATGAAGAGATTTTCTGTCTTTTTTTTCGCCTCCCTGATGACGCTGCTATTTATGGCAGGCATTGCTTCAGCAGAAGATGGAAAAGTCTGTATTAACTGCCATCGTATAGTAACACCTCTGCTCGTCAAGGATTGGCAAGCCAGTGAACATAGTAATAACGATGTGGCCTGTCCTGTCTGCCATGGCTCCGAACACAAAGGCAAAAAGACCGTCCATCTGGCCGTGATGCCTACCGAGGTCACCTGTTCCGAATGTCATCCGGAACAGTTTGGTCAATTCTCCAAAGGAAAACACAATTTCGGGTGGACCTCCTTGAATGCCATTCCCGTTACCCACATGGAACCTGACGAACTGATGGAAGGGGGGAAGGGGTGCGGCGGATGCCACAATATGGGAATAAAGTCGGATGCCCAGAAAAAGGAGTTGCGTGAAAAAGGCTATAGTTACCGGACCAATTCGTGCGATGAATGCCATACACGGCATACCTTCTCTAAGAAAGAGGCACAGGACCCCAAAGCGTGCCAGACATGCCACATGGGGTTCGACCATCCTCAGTGGGAGATGTATGAAAGCTCCAAACACGGGGTGAGGTATGCGATGAAGGAGATAGGCAGATTGCCCAAAGACGCGGCTGCTCCTACCTGTCAGTTCTGTCACCTCCCCAACGGGACCCATACCAATAAAGTGGCCTGGGGCTTCTTGGCGGTACGGCTCCCTCTGCCCAAGGACAAACAATGGGCGGAGGACCAGACCACAATCCTGAAGGCGTTGGGGGTATTGGATCCGGAGGGGAAACCAACCGCCCGGCTGGATGCCGTTAAAGCGGTCGATATGGTGCGGCTGACCGAAGAGGACTGGAAAGCCGAGCGGGAGAAGATGATTAAGACCTGCAAAAAGTGCCATTCTGAAAAATATGCCAGGGGAGAACTTGAAAAAGGCGACCAGATGATCAGAAAGGCAGACCGCTTAATGGCTGAAGGGATAAAGATCGTGGCTGATCTTTACAAAGACGGTATTTTGAAAAAACCGGCACATTACTCCTATGCTTATCCCGATTTTCTTCACTTCTATAAAACCGGAGGTTATATCGATCAGGTACTCTTCGATATGTACATGAAACACCGGATGAGGACTTATCAGGGGGTGTTTCATGCCAATCCGGATTATGCTTACTGGTATGGATGGGCAGCTATGACCAAGGATCTGGATAAAATCAAAAAACTTGCCGGGGATTTGAGGTTTAAGGCTAAGTAA
- a CDS encoding rubredoxin, translating into MPKYECSVCGYVYDPEKGDPDGGIAPGTPFEEIPDDWVCPVCSVSKDDFERVA; encoded by the coding sequence CTGCCGAAATATGAGTGTTCAGTTTGCGGATATGTTTATGATCCTGAAAAGGGAGATCCCGATGGTGGGATCGCTCCCGGAACGCCCTTCGAGGAGATCCCTGATGATTGGGTATGCCCCGTCTGTAGTGTGAGCAAAGATGATTTTGAAAGGGTGGCTTAA